From the genome of Hemiscyllium ocellatum isolate sHemOce1 chromosome 15, sHemOce1.pat.X.cur, whole genome shotgun sequence, one region includes:
- the LOC132822803 gene encoding dynein light chain roadblock-type 2-like translates to MAEVEETLKRIQSQRGVVGVIVVNAEGIPIRTTMDNVSTAQYAGLIHQLSMKARSTIRDIDPQNDLTFLRIRCKKNEIMVAPDKEYLLMVIQNTNESSL, encoded by the exons ATG GCTGAAGTTGAAGAAACTCTGAAGAGAATTCAGAGCCAGAGAGGTGTAGTAGGCGTTATTGTTGTCAATGCAGAAG GTATTCCCATCCGGACGACCATGGACAATGTGAGCACAGCCCAGTACGCAGGACTTATCCACCAACTGTCAATGAAAGCTAGGAGCACCATTCGGGACATTGATCCACAGAATGACCTCACCTTCCTCAGAATCCGCTGCAAGAAAAATGAAATCATGGTCGCAcctg ATAAGGAGTATTTGCTGATGGTCATACAGAACACCAATGAATCGTCTCTGTAA